One region of Halomicrobium sp. LC1Hm genomic DNA includes:
- a CDS encoding alkaline phosphatase family protein: MGLFDRIRGDDGPRVAFFGVDGVPHSLIADHYDEFENLAAIAEDGTAGPIDSIVPPESSACWPALTTGVNPGETGVYGFQDREIGSYDTYVPMGRDVQATRLWDRVADDGGDATVLNVPVTFPPQRNVQRMVSGFLSPGVDDAAYPDELGDYLDDNDYRIDVNAKLGHSEDKEEFIEDAHKTLDRRFEAFKHYIEQDDWDLFFGVFMTTDRVNHFLFKHYEEDGEYKEEFLEFYRKVDDYLGQLRDLLADNVTMVVASDHGFTSLDYEVHLNEWLQEEGWLTYEDDDHETLGDIDESTKAYSLIPGRFYINLEGREPRGSVPEDEYEAVRDELQEKLENLTGPDGNPVADRVVTKEQAYRGDHDEIAPDLTVVPNHGFDLKAGFKGSDDVFGVGPRNGMHSFDNATLFVDDPDARINDADLYDIAPTILDLMDVDFDRTEFDGSSLV; encoded by the coding sequence ATGGGCCTGTTCGACCGTATTCGCGGCGACGACGGACCCCGAGTCGCCTTCTTCGGCGTCGATGGGGTACCGCACAGTTTGATCGCGGACCACTACGACGAGTTCGAGAACCTCGCGGCGATCGCCGAGGACGGCACCGCTGGACCGATCGACAGCATCGTCCCACCGGAATCCAGCGCGTGCTGGCCGGCGCTGACGACCGGCGTCAACCCCGGCGAGACCGGCGTCTACGGCTTTCAGGACCGAGAGATCGGCTCCTACGACACCTACGTTCCCATGGGCCGCGACGTGCAGGCGACACGCCTGTGGGACCGCGTCGCGGACGACGGCGGCGACGCGACGGTGCTGAACGTCCCCGTCACGTTCCCGCCCCAGCGCAACGTCCAGCGGATGGTCTCCGGATTCCTCTCGCCGGGCGTCGACGACGCCGCCTATCCCGACGAACTCGGCGACTACCTCGACGACAACGACTACCGCATCGACGTCAACGCCAAACTCGGCCACAGCGAGGACAAAGAAGAGTTCATCGAGGACGCACACAAGACCCTGGACCGGCGCTTCGAAGCGTTCAAACACTACATCGAACAGGACGACTGGGACCTCTTTTTCGGCGTCTTCATGACCACCGACCGGGTGAACCACTTCCTGTTCAAACACTACGAGGAAGACGGCGAGTACAAAGAGGAGTTCCTGGAGTTCTACCGCAAGGTCGACGACTACCTGGGACAGCTCCGTGACCTGCTGGCCGACAACGTCACGATGGTCGTCGCCTCCGACCACGGCTTCACCAGTCTCGACTACGAGGTCCACCTCAACGAGTGGCTCCAGGAAGAGGGGTGGCTCACCTACGAGGACGACGACCACGAGACCCTCGGCGATATCGACGAGTCGACGAAGGCGTACTCCCTGATCCCCGGTCGCTTCTACATCAATCTCGAAGGCCGGGAGCCGCGTGGCTCCGTGCCCGAAGACGAGTACGAGGCCGTCCGCGACGAACTCCAGGAGAAGCTGGAGAACCTGACCGGTCCCGACGGCAACCCCGTCGCAGACCGCGTCGTCACTAAGGAACAGGCCTACCGCGGCGACCACGACGAGATCGCGCCCGACCTGACTGTCGTCCCGAACCACGGCTTCGACCTCAAGGCCGGCTTCAAGGGCTCGGACGACGTCTTCGGCGTCGGCCCGCGCAACGGCATGCACAGCTTCGACAACGCGACGCTGTTCGTCGACGACCCGGACGCCCGGATCAACGACGCCGACCTCTACGACATCGCGCCGACGATCCTGGACCTGATGGACGTGGACTTCGACCGGACGGAGTTCGACGGCTCCAGTCTGGTGTAG
- a CDS encoding ATPase, T2SS/T4P/T4SS family: MRGWFSRSTPAPDCGCTVRRGRNDSGETLLVDATDCPDGGRLAESAACRRTVVEALAERDAERVVTRSNGRERAYLDDHAALLCAAGRFVERTRFHDETLAERALTDPIDAAREAVGRAGPVASIAAETGLGVCARRVGEIASLSPYVGPTIGHTRLAADPPADGRLRDSRRLSTGGRVRLYKRDDDLPVYHLEPLGATLDDAAMATLERGRELVADGTVTGERAAWRAIRTVASDDDPVERLGRVLDRHTAGYGVLAECFDDPRVTDVFATAPVASNPLRVRVDGELATTNVRVSQRGVEALASQFRRESGRAFSRASPTLDATTTVGDRRVRIAGTTAPVSDGPAFALRAHDRTVWTLPQLVDNDTVPPAAAALLSLAVDRAAATLIAGPRGAGKTTLLGALLWELDPGVRTLVIEDTPELPVAQLQADGREVQSLVTARGDGPGLPADETLRTALRLGEGALAVGEVRGEEAQVLYEAMRVGAGGSAVLGTIHGDGGEDVRERVVADLDVPASSFATTDLVVTMGRFETDGGPARHVAAIEEVVSAGDAVEFEPLYRPREGRLQSTDRLERGNSELLAALADSDESYADVRAGLTERTDEIRRRERRTGRPVEA, encoded by the coding sequence ATGCGAGGGTGGTTCAGCCGTTCGACGCCGGCCCCCGACTGCGGATGTACAGTACGACGAGGACGCAACGACAGCGGCGAGACGCTGCTGGTCGACGCCACGGACTGTCCAGACGGCGGTCGACTGGCCGAGTCGGCAGCCTGTCGTCGGACGGTCGTCGAGGCGCTCGCCGAACGCGACGCCGAGCGCGTGGTGACGCGGTCGAACGGTCGCGAACGGGCCTATCTCGACGACCACGCGGCCCTGCTCTGCGCGGCCGGCCGGTTCGTCGAACGGACGCGGTTCCACGACGAGACCCTCGCCGAACGGGCCCTGACTGATCCGATCGACGCCGCCCGAGAGGCCGTCGGTCGCGCGGGTCCAGTCGCGTCGATCGCGGCCGAGACCGGTCTGGGGGTGTGCGCCCGGCGAGTCGGCGAGATCGCGTCGCTCTCCCCGTACGTCGGCCCGACGATCGGACACACCCGTCTCGCCGCTGATCCGCCGGCCGACGGTCGGCTCCGCGACAGCCGGCGACTCTCGACGGGCGGACGCGTGCGACTCTACAAACGCGACGACGACCTCCCGGTGTACCACCTCGAACCGCTGGGGGCCACGCTGGACGACGCTGCGATGGCGACGCTCGAACGCGGCCGGGAACTCGTCGCCGACGGGACGGTGACCGGCGAGCGTGCCGCCTGGCGTGCGATCCGGACGGTCGCTTCCGACGACGATCCGGTCGAACGGCTCGGGCGCGTGCTCGACCGGCACACCGCCGGGTACGGCGTCCTCGCCGAGTGCTTCGACGACCCGCGCGTGACGGACGTGTTCGCGACCGCGCCGGTCGCGTCGAACCCGCTTCGGGTTCGCGTCGACGGGGAACTGGCGACGACGAACGTCCGGGTGAGCCAGCGCGGCGTCGAAGCGCTCGCCTCGCAGTTCCGCCGCGAGAGCGGACGGGCGTTCTCGCGGGCCAGCCCGACGCTTGACGCCACCACGACGGTCGGCGACCGGCGGGTCAGGATCGCCGGGACGACAGCGCCGGTCAGTGACGGCCCGGCCTTCGCGCTGCGAGCCCACGACCGGACGGTGTGGACGCTCCCACAGCTCGTCGACAACGACACCGTCCCGCCGGCAGCCGCCGCGCTGCTCTCGCTGGCGGTCGACCGCGCGGCTGCCACGCTGATCGCCGGTCCCCGCGGAGCGGGCAAGACGACGCTGCTGGGCGCGTTGCTGTGGGAACTCGACCCCGGCGTGCGAACGCTGGTCATCGAGGACACCCCGGAGCTGCCGGTCGCACAGCTCCAGGCCGACGGACGGGAGGTCCAGTCGCTGGTGACGGCGCGGGGCGACGGTCCCGGACTGCCAGCCGACGAGACGCTGCGGACGGCGCTCAGACTCGGCGAGGGGGCGCTCGCGGTCGGCGAAGTCCGCGGCGAGGAGGCCCAGGTTCTCTACGAGGCGATGCGTGTCGGTGCCGGCGGCAGTGCCGTGCTGGGGACGATCCACGGCGACGGGGGCGAGGACGTGCGCGAACGCGTCGTCGCCGACCTCGACGTGCCCGCCTCGTCGTTCGCGACGACGGATCTGGTCGTCACGATGGGACGCTTCGAGACCGACGGCGGGCCGGCGCGTCACGTCGCGGCGATCGAGGAGGTCGTCTCCGCCGGGGACGCGGTCGAGTTCGAGCCGCTGTATCGGCCCCGGGAGGGACGCTTGCAGTCGACCGATCGGCTCGAACGGGGCAACAGCGAACTCCTCGCTGCGCTCGCCGACAGCGACGAATCCTACGCCGACGTGCGTGCGGGACTGACCGAGCGCACGGACGAGATCAGACGCCGGGAGCGCCGAACTGGCCGGCCGGTCGAGGCATGA
- a CDS encoding ABC transporter yields MIYRVVLAVVLATALVAATLGPIDDARRQRASATVSDQASDLERAADTLLETDDPIGGPGARRVVTVRVPTRTWTSGGVERVSLRPSTDQTPARLSWLLTGGQPRTRQLPGVPLRTADGSPVVLRRSGPHRLVISLDGQPGVPVLTVRRLK; encoded by the coding sequence GTGATCTATCGCGTCGTGCTGGCAGTCGTGCTCGCGACCGCGCTCGTCGCCGCGACGCTCGGCCCGATCGACGACGCGCGTCGACAGCGCGCCTCGGCGACGGTCTCGGACCAGGCGAGCGATCTCGAACGCGCCGCCGACACGCTCCTCGAAACGGACGATCCGATCGGCGGGCCGGGTGCGCGCCGCGTCGTGACGGTCCGCGTTCCGACCCGGACGTGGACCAGCGGCGGCGTCGAGCGCGTCTCACTCCGTCCTTCGACCGACCAGACGCCGGCACGACTCTCCTGGCTCCTCACGGGCGGACAACCCCGAACGCGACAGCTCCCCGGTGTCCCACTGAGAACAGCCGACGGTAGTCCCGTCGTGCTCCGGCGCAGTGGTCCCCACCGGCTCGTCATCTCGCTCGACGGGCAGCCGGGTGTGCCGGTGCTCACCGTCCGACGGTTGAAGTGA
- a CDS encoding tubulin/FtsZ family protein translates to MKVVLIGVGQAGGKITQSLAEFDYDMGFDAVKGALAVNTARPDLSELDIDTQLIGQDRVKGHGVGGDNELGAEIMQESATEVMDNLDGRLTTEAEAIVVVAGLGGGTGSGGAPMLTRELQRIYNIPVYVLGVLPGRDEGGLYQANAGRSVKTCAREADSLILIDNDGWKASGDSLEAGFERINDAIAQRIGLLFASGEAVEGVGESVVDSSEIINTLKGGGIASVGYAAAESSEDPGENVNTITSVTRNALLTSMSLPDAIDAERGLLVIAGHPERISRKGVERARKWMEEETGSLEVRGGDFPIDSEKLASLVVLGGVERSERVQEFMDRAREAEQEKNKEIDPMEGLENDGLDDLM, encoded by the coding sequence ATGAAGGTCGTCCTGATTGGTGTCGGTCAAGCCGGGGGGAAGATCACGCAGTCACTCGCAGAGTTCGACTACGACATGGGCTTCGACGCCGTCAAGGGGGCACTGGCGGTCAACACGGCCCGTCCGGATCTGAGCGAACTCGACATCGACACGCAGCTGATCGGCCAGGACAGGGTCAAAGGTCACGGCGTCGGCGGCGACAACGAGCTCGGCGCGGAGATCATGCAAGAGAGCGCCACCGAGGTGATGGACAACCTCGACGGTCGACTCACCACCGAAGCCGAAGCGATCGTCGTCGTCGCCGGCCTCGGCGGCGGGACGGGATCTGGCGGCGCACCGATGCTCACGCGCGAACTCCAGCGCATCTACAACATCCCCGTCTACGTCCTCGGTGTCCTCCCCGGTCGAGACGAAGGCGGACTGTACCAGGCAAACGCCGGCCGCTCGGTCAAGACCTGCGCCCGTGAGGCCGACTCGCTCATCCTCATCGACAACGACGGCTGGAAGGCCTCCGGCGACAGCCTCGAAGCCGGCTTCGAACGCATCAACGACGCCATCGCCCAGCGGATCGGCCTCCTCTTTGCCTCCGGGGAGGCCGTCGAAGGCGTCGGCGAGAGCGTCGTCGACTCCTCGGAGATCATCAACACGCTCAAGGGCGGCGGCATCGCCTCCGTCGGCTACGCCGCCGCCGAGTCAAGCGAAGACCCCGGCGAGAACGTCAACACGATCACCAGTGTTACCCGAAACGCCCTCCTGACGAGCATGAGCCTCCCGGACGCGATCGACGCGGAGCGTGGCCTCCTCGTGATCGCCGGCCACCCCGAGCGGATCTCGCGAAAGGGCGTCGAACGCGCCCGCAAGTGGATGGAAGAGGAGACCGGCAGCCTCGAAGTGCGGGGCGGCGACTTCCCCATCGACAGCGAGAAACTCGCGTCGCTGGTCGTCCTCGGCGGCGTCGAACGCTCCGAGCGCGTCCAGGAGTTCATGGACCGCGCACGCGAGGCCGAGCAAGAGAAGAACAAGGAGATCGATCCGATGGAAGGCCTCGAAAACGACGGGCTCGACGATCTGATGTGA